From Aegilops tauschii subsp. strangulata cultivar AL8/78 chromosome 5, Aet v6.0, whole genome shotgun sequence:
GAATGATTTGTGACATGATGGTGATATTATGTGGATGTTTCTGAATATCACCGATATAGAAGGGAAATTACTCAAATTAAAGCAAACTGATATGATGTACAGATCTTTGGACTTGGTTTTGATTTGTGCAAGTGATTTTTGTGATATGTGAAATACGAAAGTTATTTTGGTTCTTTTTTGTCAAAGAAAGTGATTTTCCTTCAGATTTGTGATGTGTGAAATATGAAGTGCTTTTGATTCACATAAGAAATATGTGAAATTTTTAGGTTGAcatttataaaatatttaaatcattttttttgaaattgttgGCATAGTTTAGAAATTTGTGATTTGTGAAATAATTGTGAATGTCAATGAAATTATTTTTTTAATCTGAGTTTATGAAATAGTTGTGAAAATGTTAGTTGAAAATGATTGGATTTTGAAATATACTATTTTTTATGTTTTCTTTAAAACATTCACTGGCATAATTATGTTGAAATAACCACTGAAGTTATTATTTAATCACCAATAGTATTATTTTGATTTTTGGAAATCTTTGAATTATTCCagatttttttcttcaaaaagtTAGTTAACATAATGTTATTTGTATTTCTGGTACATTAATATATAATATGAGAATATAAACATTGAATCAATATGCTACGTAAATACAGCTAGGTTGTATGCATACTCCATGACGAACCGATGCGTACGGATATACTTTTAccaagcctacgtctagttgacctcacaaatctttatcgcaaacaaacaatatgGCTTTCGTATAGGAGTTGAGAGCAATTGCTTACGAGCTTTAGTCTCTAGTGCCCACTTGGTGGAAACTTTTTAGACTTGATATTGATGCTcgcatttttctggatttattttagaTTTTCCATCGATGTTCGTTTAGTGGAAGAAGACGTTCCtgtcgactacgaggcacctacgTACCATGACTTTGTCAGTCTCAAGATGTTATGTCAGCTTAGTTTCTCGGAGGTGGTCATAGGggtatggtgtgtgtgtgtgtgtttataGAGGTGAGTGTATGCTCATGTATGTAAGCAACTTCGATTGTACTGCGTTAAAAAAATGTCGTTAGCGGACTAATCTCTATTTTGGTAGCAACACGGAGCTTATAGGGTACATAACATTAATCAATAAGTACTTGTTTTGAAAAAGAAATGCACGCACGCACCTCTTGTCCTTGAGAAAATTTCGGATATGATCCACAAGTTCCTTAACATCCCAATCTTCACCGTTGGTGCAATCTTCTCCACTTACCTGGCGAATTATGCTGCGAAATATCTTCTTTACGTCCGGTGTAAGGGACACCGAGACAAAAGCCCGGCACTGGAACTGCCCTTCTAGCATGTGGAACACCGTGTTGGCTACGGTCGTCTTGCCCAGGCCGCCGACTCCGACGATGGACAGCACCTTGAGCTGCCGCTTTGATGCGCCCTCCCCCTCCTTCAACCACTTGACTAGATCTCCTGTTGGCCTTTCCATGCCAACAAGCCTGGACGCATCCTCGTACAGGGCCGGCAGACGAGGATCGATGGTCGTCGCGGCAGATGGCCTGACAAGATCATCGTCGAGCTTGTATCTCTTGCGCCGTTGGCTAACCTCCTCCACTTCGCCTTTGATGCGGTGGATCTCGCCGGCGATCTGGCGGCGAGTCAACGCGGTTGCCCACAGGCTCCTCACCCTGTCCATGAACCCCTTGATCAAGCCAAGCGGCTCGGGGGgctcttgggcagccccaaaacGGACCGTGAAGGTGTCGATGCTGTCCTCGATGTCGTAGGACATCTCCCTCACCTCCCTCGACCACACCTTGACCTGCCCGTCGAGCTGCCCGACCGGCACCTCCGATATCTTCACCAGCGCCGCCTGCATGCTCTCCAGCTCGCGGCTAAGGGATGCAATCTCCTCCTTGAGCCCCTTGTGTAGCTTGAACTCATCGGTAAGCAACTCGGCCAGCTTAGGGAGGAGGACATCCATCGTCCCACTGACTATTGCCATGCAGATGGATGGATCTGACCTTCTCGCTAACTTTTCTTGTGGAATGTGATTCTACTGCACACCGCTGCTGTGGTACGGCAGTGAGCACTGGCTGGGAGAAACCTTCACCTCTTCTTATGAATTACCTATACATATGGTGGTAGCCGATAGCACCATTTCTCCAGCCGGTCACATCTTCTTTTTAAATATGCACAAGTTAGGTTTTTTTTTTGGGCAGGTACAACTATATTTTTAGAACAGGGCAGATACACTTTGCATGTTATTGGCGAACCAACCCGTGATTGAATGGTTAGGAGGATAGTGATATTCTTTGCCTACCAGGGTTCAAGGCCCAGACTTGACATTGCTGCTCACATTTTCCTAGATTTATTTCAAGCCTTTCAGCGATGTGTGTTCAGTGGGAGAATACATCCCGTCGACTAGGAAGGCGTATGTGGCGACTTCatcaatctcaagatgatgtgCTGGCTCaatctctcggaggtgctcatagggatagggTGTGCTTGCGTGCGTTTATAAGGTGAGTGTATATGCGTATGTATGAGCATCTGTCTCTGTACTGCGTTAAAGAAAGCTTGTATGTTATTGTTCCCTGATGCCAGTACAACTTGCGCTTTTTGTTTTCTGAGACATGTATAACTTTAATGTTAGATATTTTTTTCGAGGAGCAAGACCAATACTTCATGTGGGTCTCCCTGTTAATTATTAACTTATTTCTCCGCATCTACATATCGATCGTACTGAGTTTTCAAACATTGCATCATCGGGCTAGTTTTTTTGGTGGCTTTTTAGCGCTTCTACCCCCTACCTCCTATCCAGTTTATTTTAGAAGCTCCATCAAAAATAATTGTTAGAAAGCTACTAGTAAAGTTTTAATTAGTAGgcttataaataaataaatttggTTGAGCTTCTAGAATAAACTGGGTAGGGGAATCTTATTTCACCTTATCTAGAAGACTGTAAAAGAACTAACCCTTTATTTTTCATTGGTTTCTATTGCAGGTTTTCACGTTCTGTTTCTTTCGAGGAACAACCAAAAAGATAAAAACTTCACCAGGTTTCCCGTATCAGTAATTATTTGTTCCCCTATGTGCACATCAATCATTTTCAATTTTCAAACTTAGACTCCTCCAAGTtaatttttgtttctgttttttgAAGGCAGGTTTAAACTTGTATGTTTCCATCAagaacaactaaacaagacaaagACTTCACATGGGTCCCACCATTAATTATTACTGCTATGTGTGCACATCAGTCATGCCGAATTTTCAAACTTGGCATCCTCCAAGTTAATTTCCATTTTTGTTGTTTGAAGGCATGCTTCAACTTGTCCGTTTCTTTCAAGGAACAACTGAGCAAGACAAACACTTCAcaactgcccccccccccccccccccctccgacATCAATTATTACTTGTTCCTCTATGTCCACATCAATCGTGCCAAATTTTCAAACATTGTATCCTCCAAGTTAATTTCCAATCCGCCATCAGTTATTACTTATTGCTCTTCGTCCACATCAATGGTGTGGAATTTTCAAACTTTGCATCCTCCAAGTTAATTCCCAATTTTTTTAAAGGCAAGCATCAATTTGTTTCTTTCTTTCGAGGAACAAGTCAAACACTTCACAATGGTCTCCAGCCAGTCACATCTCTTTTTAAATATCCACAaattattttttttgttttttcagcGCAGGTATAACTATATTTTCTAGAACAGGGCAGATATAGCTTGCACGTTATTGTTTGCCCAGGCTGCTACACCTTGCGTTTTTATTTTTTGAGCGAGGTACATCTTCTATTAGATATTTCTCTCGAGGAAGACAAATACTTCACATTGGTCTCCCCCCATCAATTATTACTTGTTCCTCCACGTGGTCAGGCCGAGTTATCAAACTTTGCATCCTTCAGTTAATTTCCATTTGTTGTGTTTTGAAGGAAGTTTCAACTTGTCTATTTCTTTTATTACCTTTTCCGTTGTGTGCACATCAGTCGTGACGAATTTCACATCCTCCAAGTTAATTTAATTTTGTTTTTTGAGGCAGGTTTCAACTTGTTTCTTTCTTTCTATTGCAGGTTTTCACGTTCTGTTTCTTTCGAGGAACAACCGAAAAAGACAAAAACTTCACCAGGTTTCCCGTATCAGTAATTATTTGTTCCCCTGTGTGCACATCAATCATTTTCAATTTTCAAACTTAGACTCCTCCAAGTtaatttttgtttctgttttttgAAGGCAGGTTTAAACTTGTATGTTTCTTTCAagaacaactaaacaagacaaagACTTCACATTGGTCCCACCATTAATTATTACTGCTATGCGTGCACATAAGTCATGCCGAATTTTCAAACATGGCATCCTCCAAGTTAATTTCCATTTTTGTTGTTTGAAGGCATGCTTCAACTTGTCCGTTTCTTTCAAGGAACAACTGACCAAGACAAAGACTTCAcaactgcccccccccccccccctccccgccCACAACATCAATTATTACTTGTTCCTCTATGTCCACATCAATCGTGCCAAATTTTCAAACATTGTATCCTCCAAGTTAATTTCCAATCCGCCATCAGTTATTACTTATTGCTCTTCGTCCACATCAATGGTGTGGAATTTTCAAACTTTGCATCCTCCAAGTTAATTCCCAATTTTTTTAAAGGCAAGCATcaatttc
This genomic window contains:
- the LOC109747033 gene encoding disease resistance protein RGA4, yielding MAIVSGTMDVLLPKLAELLTDEFKLHKGLKEEIASLSRELESMQAALVKISEVPVGQLDGQVKVWSREVREMSYDIEDSIDTFTVRFGAAQEPPEPLGLIKGFMDRVRSLWATALTRRQIAGEIHRIKGEVEEVSQRRKRYKLDDDLVRPSAATTIDPRLPALYEDASRLVGMERPTGDLVKWLKEGEGASKRQLKVLSIVGVGGLGKTTVANTVFHMLEGQFQCRAFVSVSLTPDVKKIFRSIIRQVSGEDCTNGEDWDVKELVDHIRNFLKDKRGAGLVFAQGALQGLQRLRFDFGVRETKDLYGDFEFGLENLSSVKRVRIDIDCDGAWVSEVEALEILIKKTTNVYAPILNISRRLEEDMLKHEDIGLANKKEENWPAKNGPWGGNGGRARDIKVAPQSLESVTIRSGSVVDSLAFSFKDGNGRHHTAGPWGSDGGSGKTIKLGPTEFVTEVSGTFGSFGALSNVLTSLTLVTNCSSYGPFGKRQGSPFKTTMQSNSSIVGFFGRAGQFVDAIGVYVLPFPV